In a genomic window of Pseudorasbora parva isolate DD20220531a chromosome 24, ASM2467924v1, whole genome shotgun sequence:
- the klhl24b gene encoding kelch-like protein 24, whose amino-acid sequence MVLILGRRLNREDSGVRESPAVKRKVLEVDNKSVSNHDVFDFTSGPCHSDSILQMFNEFRDGRLFTDVVISVEGREFPCHRAVLSACSSYFRAMFCNDHRESREMLVEINGIRAEAMDTFLHYVYTGRARITTDNVQFLFETSSLFQISTLRDACAKFLEDQLDPCNCLGIQRFADTHSLKQLASRCRSYALQSFADVALHEEFLDLRKEELEEYIASDELVIGKEETVFEAVMRWVYYDVEHRRIMLKDLLDHVRLPLLHPNYFVQTVEGDQLIQNAPECYQLLHEARRYHVLGNEMMSPRTRPRRSTGFSEVIVVVGGCERMGGFNLPYTECYDPVTGEWKSLAKLPEFTKSEYAVCALRNDILVSGGRINSRDVWMYNSQLNIWIRVASLNKGRWRHKMAVLLGKVYAVGGYDGQSRLSSVECYDSFSNRWTEVAPMKEAVSSPAVVSCVNKLFVIGGGPDDNTCSDKVQCYDPESDSWLLRANIPIAKRCITAVSLNNLIYVSGGLTKSIYCYDPTEDYWMHVVHTFSKQESCGMSVCNGKIFILGGRGETGEASDTILCYDPSTGIITGVAAMPRPISYHGCVTIHRYNEKFYHS is encoded by the exons ATGGTACTTATTCTGGGCAGAAGACTGAACCGGGAGGACTCTGGAGTCCGTGAGTCTCCAGCGGTCAAGAGGAAGGTTCTGGAGGTGGACAACAAATCCGTCAGTAATCATGACGTGTTCGATTTCACCTCTGGCCCATGCCACTCTGACAGCATTCTGCAGATGTTCAATGAGTTCCGTGATGGCCGACTGTTCACAGACGTGGTGATCAGCGTGGAGGGCCGTGAGTTCCCATGCCACCGTGCCGTGTTGTCAGCTTGCAGCAGCTATTTCCGCGCAATGTTCTGCAACGACCACCGTGAGAGCCGTGAGATGTTGGTGGAGATCAACGGCATCCGCGCCGAAGCCATGGACACCTTCCTACACTACGTTTACACTGGACGTGCTCGCATCACCACAGATAATGTGCAGTTCCTCTTCGAGACCTCCAGCCTCTTCCAGATCAGCACTCTTCGTGATGCCTGTGCCAAGTTCTTGGAGGACCAACTTGACCCTTGCAACTGCCTGGGCATCCAGCGTTTTGCAGACACGCACTCCCTCAAGCAACTGGCCAGCCGCTGCCGTTCTTACGCGCTGCAGAGCTTTGCCGATGTTGCCCTGCATGAAGAATTCTTGGACTTGCGCAAAGAAGAACTGGAGGAGTACATCGCTAGTGACGAGCTAGTCATTGGAAAAGAGGAGACGGTGTTTGAAGCGGTGATGCGTTGGGTGTACTACGATGTAGAGCATCGCAGAATCATGCTCAAGGACCTCCTAGACCATGTCCGCCTGCCCCTGCTGCATCCAAATTATTTCGTGCAGACGGTAGAAGGTGACCAGTTGATCCAAAATGCACCTGAGTGCTATCAGCTTCTGCACGAAGCCAGACGCTATCATGTGTTGGGCAACGAAATGATGTCACCTAGAACCCGTCCACGCAG GTCTACTGGATTCTCCGAGGTCATTGTGGTTGTCGGAGGGTGTGAGAGAATGGGAGGTTTCAACCTGCCGTACACCGAGTGCTATGATCCTGTAACTGGGGAATGGAAATCCTTAGCCAAACTCCCAGAGTTCACCAAGTCAGAGTATGCTGTGTGTGCCCTCAGGAACGACATTCTGGTCTCAG GGGGTAGAATCAACAGCAGGGATGTCTGGATGTACAACTCCCAGCTCAACATTTGGATCAGGGTTGCCTCCTTGAACAAAGGCCGCTGGAGACACAAAATGGCTGTCTTGTTAGGAAAG GTGTATGCCGTTGGTGGATATGACGGTCAGTCACGACTCAGCAGCGTGGAATGCTACGACTCGTTCTCAAACCGCTGGACGGAAGTGGCACCCATGAAGGAGGCTGTCAGCTCGCCAGCTGTCGTCAGCTGCGTCAATAAACTCTTTGTGATTGGAGGAGGCCCTGACGACAACACATGCTCCGACAAG GTTCAGTGCTACGACCCTGAATCCGACTCCTGGTTGCTAAGGGCCAACATTCCCATCGCCAAGCGCTGTATCACAGCAGTATCACTGAACAATCTCATCTACGTTTCTGGAGGCCTGACCAAATCCATCTACTGCTATGATCCCACTGAAGATTACTGGATGCATGTGGTCCACACTTTCAGCAAACAG GAAAGTTGCGGTATGTCAGTATGTAACGGGAAGATCTTTATCCTGGGCGGGCGTGGTGAAACCGGAGAGGCGTCAGACACCATCCTGTGCTACGACCCGTCCACCGGCATCATCACGGGTGTGGCCGCCATGCCCCGCCCCATATCTTACCACGGCTGCGTCACCATTCACCGCTACAATGAGAAGTTCTACCATTCATGA